A part of Cervus elaphus chromosome 11, mCerEla1.1, whole genome shotgun sequence genomic DNA contains:
- the NDUFA8 gene encoding NADH dehydrogenase [ubiquinone] 1 alpha subcomplex subunit 8, whose amino-acid sequence MPGIVELPTLEDLKVQEVKVSSSVLKAAAHHYGAQCDKPNKEFMLCRWEEKDPRRCLEEGKLVNQCALEFFRQIKRHCAEPFTEYWTCIDYSGLQLFRRCRKQQAQFDECVLDKLGWVRPDLGELSKVTKVKTDRPLPENPYHSRARPEPNPEVEGDLKPARHGSRLFFWTM is encoded by the exons ATGCCGGGGATAGTGGAGCTGCCCACTCTGGAGGATCTGAAAGTGCAGGAG GTGAAAGTCAGTTCGTCTGTGCTGAAGGCTGCGGCCCATCACTATGGCGCTCAGTGCGACAAGCCCAACAAGGAGTTCATGCTGTGCCGGTGGGAAGAGAAGGACCCCCGGCGGTGCCTAGAGGAAGGCAAGCTTGTCAACCAGTGTGCCCTGGAGTTCTTCAG GCAGATAAAGCGGCACTGTGCGGAGCCTTTTACGGAGTACTGGACCTGCATTGATTACTCCGGCCTGCAGCTATTTCGTCGCTGTCGCAAACAGCAGGCACAGTTTGACGAGTGTGTGCTGGATAAACTGGGCTGGGTGCGGCCGGACCTGGGGGAGCTGTCAAAG GTCACCAAAGTGAAAACAGACCGGCCCTTACCAGAGAATCCCTATCACTCAAGAGCAAGGCCAGAGCCCAACCCCGAGGTGGAAGGTGATCTGAAGCCCGCCAGGCACGGCAGCCGTCTCTTTTTCTGGACCATGTGA